A single window of Nasonia vitripennis strain AsymCx chromosome 4, Nvit_psr_1.1, whole genome shotgun sequence DNA harbors:
- the LOC100121382 gene encoding villin-1: MGFFKRDDASSCSDESSGAEIFKSIPKASSAFCIWKIEGLRTISLGRTKVGTFLSDSAYLIYAASARDGALPYPGMPTKELKDSQTVRAVHFWVGADCDSSVSGAAALRAAELDSQLGATILLREAQGRESPRFLAYFRQRLLAVEQPRSDEESRGASLHRLSGTGLPVLTELEPLDWSSFSSRDVILLDVRDRSVLFLWLGSNSEPLHRSHALKMLDERKKNNKQVARVFVVEDGYEKTLQPEGRELLDEILEPSRRFVSPEPLVRTYPASSSIKLYKCNEQTGKYKVAELKSGPILRTDLESDSVFLLDRGEAGVWAWVGKEANAKERLEALRNARGFVKKKGYSSSVPVGRALEGHEPPEMRCWLRGWAESKSRPLMLPASFEPDYMSERPRLAAECQLVDDGTGERSLWRSKDGAALEEVDDFGLLYAGACYVLRYKYGYGRRTRCIVYCWEGVHSACNDREAALEAACALAEEESAQLVRSSQGKEPAHLLQIYNGKLTILTGPHRTAPPNKYLVRVYGSTPYKSKAVERPLRASSLDSGGVFILFSASPVVWCGSRSTGDAREASRRLAPPTAPLLCEGKEDDEFWTQLGGKGVCNMESVDYDEEEMEKHFYHLKTEKDAFIGDEILGFAQSSLLPEAAWLLDAGNVIWLWIGSYTAHKPLKEYVEEAKIFLYTHPASRDRNTIISVIKQGLEPPTFIGLFDNWNHNLLRDYRPLGALRSSVQEQDALINDIMAIKMASEFDNFVKYPLTILRNDPEKLPPGVDVSRKELHLTFDDFMSVFKMEPAEFEKLPTWRRQRLKQTAGLF, encoded by the exons ATGGGATTTTTCAAACGA GACGACGCGAGCAGCTGCTCGGACGAGTCGAGCGGTGCGGAGATCTTCAAGAGCATCCCCAAGGCCAGCAGTGCCTTCTGCATCTGGAAAATCGag GGACTCAGGACCATCTCGCTGGGTAGAACAAAGGTGGGAACGTTCCTCTCGGACTCGGCTTACTTGATCTACGCTGCCTCGGCCAGAGACGGCGCGCTTCCCTATCCCGGCATGCCG ACAAAAGAGCTGAAGGATAGCCAGACGGTGAGGGCCGTCCACTTCTGGGTCGGCGCTGACTGCGACTCGAGCGTGTCCGGAGCAGCGGCCCTGCGCGCCGCCGAACTCGACTCCCAGCTCGGCGCGACGATCCTCCTCCGAGAGGCCCAGGGCCGGGAGAGTCCCCGCTTCCTGGCCTACTTCCGGCAGCGACTCCTCGCCGTGGAGCAGCCGCGCTCGGACGAGGAGAGCCGCGGCGCCAGTCTGCACAGGCTCAGCGGCACCGGACTGCCCGTCCTCACCGAGCTCGAGCCGCTCGACTGGAGCAGCTTCTCGTCCCGCGACGTCATCCTCCTCGACGTCCGCGACAG GTCGGTGCTGTTCCTGTGGCTCGGCTCGAACTCGGAGCCGCTGCACAGGAGCCACGCGCTCAAGATGCTCGACGAGCGGAAGAAGAACAACAAGCAGGTGGCTCGCGTCTTCGTGGTGGAGGACGGCTACGAGAAGACGCTCCAGCCGGAGGGCCGCGAGCTCCTGGACGAGATCCTCGAGCCCTCGAGGCGCTTCGTATCCCCGGAGCCGCTGGTGCGAACCTACCCGGCCTCGAGCAGCATCAAGCTGTACAAGTGCAACGAGCAGACCGGCAAGTACAAGGTGGCCGAGCTCAAGTCCGGGCCGATCTTACGGACGGACCTCGAGTCCGACAGCGTGTTCCTGCTGGACCGAGGCGAGGCCGGGGTCTGGGCCTGGGTGGGCAAGGAGGCCAACGCCAAGGAGCGGCTCGAGGCGCTGCGCAACGCCCGGGGCTTCGTCAAGAAGAAGGGCTACAGCTCGAGCGTGCCGGTCGGCCGAGCCCTAGAGGGCCACGAGCCGCCGGAGATGCGCTGCTGGCTGCGGGGCTGGGCCGAGAGCAAGTCCAGGCCGCTCATGCTGCCGGCCAGCTTCGAGCCGGACTACATGAGCGAACGGCCGAGGCTGGCCGCCGAGTGTCAGCTGGTCGACGACGGCACCGGAGAGCGGAGCCTCTGGAGGTCCAAGGACGGCGCGGCTCTGGAAGAAGTCGACGATTTCGGGCTCCTCTACGCCGGGGCCTGCTACGTGCTCAGGTACAAGTACGGCTACGGACGCAGGACCAGGTGCATC GTGTACTGCTGGGAAGGCGTTCATTCGGCCTGCAACGACAGGGAGGCCGCTTTGGAGGCGGCCTGCGCACTGGCTGAGGAGGAATCGGCGCAACTGGTGAGATCGTCGCAGGGCAAGGAGCCCGCGCACCTGCTCCAAATTTACAACGGCAAGCTGACCATACTCACTGGGCCGCACAGGACTGCAC CTcccaacaagtatctcgtccGAGTCTACGGCTCGACCCCGTACAAGTCCAAGGCAGTGGAGCGGCCGCTGCGGGCGAGCAGCTTGGACTCGGGAGGTGTGTTCATTCTGTTCTCGGCTTCGCCGGTCGTCTGGTGCGGCAGCAGGAGCACCGGCGATGCCAGGGAGGCCTCCAGGAGACTGGCCCCACCCACGGCTCCCCTCCTCTGCGAGGGAAAGGAGGACGACGAGTTCTGGACTCAGCTCGGAGGCAAGGGAGTCTGCAACATGGAGAGCGTCGActacgacgaggaggagatgGAGAAGCACTTTTACCACTTGAAAACCGAGAAGGACGCGTTCATCGGTGACGAGATACTGGGCTTCGCGCAGAGCAGTCTGCTCCCCGAAGCGGCTTGGCTCCTCGACGCCGGAAACGTCATCTGGCTCTGGATCGGCAGCTATACCGCGCACAAGCCGTTGAAGGAGTACGTCGAGGAGGCCAAGATCTTTCTTTACACTCATCCTGCCAGTCGAGATCGAAACACGATAATATCCGTTATAAAACAAG GATTGGAGCCTCCAACTTTCATCGGACTGTTCGACAATTGGAATCACAATTTGTTGAGAGACTACAGACCACTCGGAGCTCTGAGATCGAGCGTTCAGGAGCAGGACGCGTTGATAAACGACATCATGGCTATCAAGATGGCCTCGGAGTTCGACAACTTCGTCAAGTACCCGTTGACGATCCTGAGAAACGATCCCGAGAAGCTACCCCCGGGAGTTGACGTCTCGCGCAAAGAGTTGCACTTGACTTTCGACGATTTCATGTCGGTCTTCAAGATGGAGCCAGCGGAATTCGAAAAGTTACCCACTTGGCGACGTCAGCGACTCAAACAGACGGCCGGACTTTTTTGA
- the Rpl41 gene encoding ribosomal protein L41: protein MRAKWRKKRMRRLKRKRRKMRARSK from the exons ATGAGAGCGAAG TGGCGTAAGAAGAGGATGCGCAGGCTAAAGCGTAAGAGGAGGAAGATGCGTGCGAGGTCCAAGTAG
- the LOC100114209 gene encoding elongation factor Ts, mitochondrial codes for MLSNRIVRFISTSNILWQSPNKSLLAKLRKKTGYTFANCKKALELHENDLEKAEQWLKEQAQQLGWSKAEKLQGRSTSQGLIAAIVDKNHGSLIEINCETDFVARNKQFHGLADIVASAVLKHTVSVASDGLYNKAILDADALKALKALDGKLLADHCALTIGTLGENIGLRRALCMNVPDDVILTGYTHPAPAEAGPITYGRYGALLAYKTEETQEDIGKQLCQHIIGMNPTKIGDPEVDQPQKNSDEETALIHQEFLLDPSMTVQQLLAETKTQILDFARFEMGEVVEGQQSLDAVETGG; via the exons ATGCTTTCCAATCGCATAGTTCGTTTCATCAGCACAAGCAACATTCTGTGGCAGTCGCCGAACAAGTCTCTCTTGGCAAAGCTGCGAAAGAAGACAGGATACACTTTCGCTAACTGCAAGAAGGCATTGGAGCTTCATGAGAATGACTTGGAAAag GCAGAACAGTGGTTGAAGGAGCAAGCACAGCAATTGGGCTGGTCAAAAGCTGAAAAATTACAAGGCAGGTCAACTAGCCAGGGCCTCATTGCAGCAATCGTTGACAAGAATCATGGTTCTCTCATCGAGATAAACTGTGAAACAGACTTTGTAGCGCGCAATAAACAGTTTCATGGATTGGCAGATATTGTTGCTTCAGCTGTGCTAAAGCATACTGTCAGTGTGGCATCCGATGGTCTCTACAATAAAGCAATTTTGGATGCAGATGCATTGAAAGCACTGAAAGCACTCGATGGAAAGCTATTAGCTGATCACTGTGCACTGACCATTGGTACTCTTGGAGAAAACATAGGATTGAGGCGTGCTCTGTGCATGAATGTGCCAGACGACGTTATATTGACTGGATACACACATCCCGCTCCAGCGGAAGCTGGGCCTATCACTTATGGAAGATATGGAGCCTTATTAGCGTATAAAACCGAAGAAACCCAAGAAGACATTGGAAAACAATTGTGTCAACACATTATtg GTATGAATCCTACTAAAATCGGTGATCCAGAAGTAGATCAACCACAGAAAAATTCTGACGAGGAAACGGCGTTGATCCATCAAGAATTCCTTCTCGATCCAAGCATGACTGTGCAACAGTTACTGGCAGAAACGAAAACGcaaattttagattttgcTAGATTTGAAATGGGAGAAGTTGTTGAAGGACAGCAAAGCCTGGACGCAGTCGAAACTGGAGGTTAA
- the LOC116417185 gene encoding uncharacterized protein LOC116417185, protein MAEGAEEMCSRKPTKCLKVPLKSTEQIYLIFLIPAIASCLVYVLHFAADLVVAVQHFREENPVWACITIGFMYAPALAYFILTISRPDWWMTDDDKLYKGAFLWFLLQLIKLIAFPLFALYRYAGLIVLSIDAIMLSGEQRRKTLNVAAAPAAIELYFFLQAWFQAAPQAVFQTHLLFREKGVDRTHQSEVVHMLCILMSICIMAMRTTSFQRYESQRLNGRKVPWAMWLKKYRIQELENLEEKQLLQSTVTSSQAETAEATNKPDTDKNSSGQLERQNSMTPPLPPKNVKIIPPPAPLRGITSITPLAVPDMPAPPRPDSLVVDPEDVKLDQVPKSLSDDTTNDRAFERSDSLKIPKRKNFAKGLENDDPVGIFLAFVWWFLFILPRVLSIAIFYEFYPLYLLAVLGVHYVCMIGYLFYYAKYYDVMSFFINLWLGLVYVFSIIEYRIKFKYADKWLIFYYIFVILQNTFMTMFWYFYGNWDGFWYSYSFHMIFICMSLCLLSTIVYYLMLKPKKRRIYVT, encoded by the exons ATGGCTGAGGGAGCAGAAGAAATGTGTTCGAGGAAACCTACAAAATGCTTGAAAGTTCCTTTAAAATCAACGGAACAAATAtacttgatatttttaataccaGCGATAGCTAGCTGCTTGGTTTATGTATTACACTTTGCAGCAGACTTAGTAGTCGCTGTGCAACATTTTAGAGAAGAAAATCCCGTTTGGGCATGTATTACCATTGGTTTTATGTATGCCCCAGCTTTGGCTTATTTTATACTGACTATTTCAAGACCAGATTGGTGGATGACAGATGATGATAAATTATACAAAGGTGCATTCTTGTGGTTTCTGCTACAGTTAATCAAATTAATTGCATTTCCTTTATTTGCTTTATACAG atATGCTGGTCTAATAGTATTATCAATAGATGCAATTATGCTATCGGGTGAACAGAGGAGAAAAACATTGAATGTTGCTGCGGCGCCAGCGGCAATTGAACTTTATTTCTTTCTTCAAGCATGGTTTCAAGCGGCTCCACAAGCAGTATTTCAAACACATCTATTGTTCAGAGAAAAAGGTGTTGATCGTACTCATCAATCAG AGGTCGTTCATATGCTATGTATATTGATGTCAATTTGTATAATGGCCATGAGAACAACATCATTTCAAAGATATGAAAGTCAAAGGTTGAATGGTAGGAAAGTGCCATGGGCAATGTGGTTGAAAAAGTATagaattcag GAATTGGAAAATCTGGAGGAAAAGCAACTTCTACAATCAACAGTTACTTCTTCTCAAGCAGAAACTGCTGAAGCAACAAATAAACCAGACACAGATAAAAATTCTTCAGGTCAATTAGAAAGACAGAATTCCATGACCCCACCATTACCAccaaaaaatgtaaaaattattccacCTCCAGCACCTCTTCGAGGAATCACATCAATCACACCTCTGGCTGTACCAGATATGCCAGCACCACCACGACCAGATTCCCTTGTTGTTGATCCAGAAGATGTAAAACTTGATCAAGTACCAAAATCATTGTCCGACGACACAACGAATGACAGAGCATTTGAGAGAAGTGACAGTTTGAAAATAccaaaacgaaaaaattttgCCAAAGGCTTGGAAAATGACGATCCTGTTGGAATATTCCTAGCTTTTGTATGGTGGTTTTTGTTTATTCTTCCCCGAGTTTTATCAATAGCGATATTCTACGAGTTTTATCCATTATACTTGCTGGCAGTTCTGGGTGTGCATTACGTTTGTATGATTGgttacttattttattatgcaaAATATTATGACGTGATgagttttttcattaatttgtGGCTTGGATTAGTATACGTATTTAGCATAATTGAGTATAGGATAAAGTTCAAATACGCAGACAAGTGGcttattttttactatatatttgttattttacaaaatacttTTATGACAAtgttttggtatttttatggcaATTGGGATGGTTTCTGGTATTCATACTCATTTCACATGATTTTCATATGTATGAGTCTTTGTCTTTTATcaacaatagtatattatttAATGTTGAAACCGAAAAAGCGCAGGATTTACGTGACATGA
- the LOC100121436 gene encoding mitochondrial assembly of ribosomal large subunit protein 1 — protein sequence MSGYISREDLNKDEEPNLPSGLVRKYKVFRDEDAPVIFDVNEELKRIELGELNIQEEDKDPYEGINLEHGVNGVFDIEDLVELLKKDNARQIFVATVPKEYSYVDYIVVASGKSTRHLHALATFVRKIYKIKRHKNDTIPKIEGESSKDWMAMDLGNIALHLLTHEARLKYDLETLWSVGSQYDDISNKKDQDLDLMDKYSAFLRNLQPAE from the exons ATGTCTGGTTACATCTCGCG TGAAGATTTAAACAAAGATGAAGAACCTAACCTACCATCCGGTTTGGTTAGAAAATACAAAGTATTTCGCGACGAAGATGCACCGGTAATTTTCGATGTAAATGAAGAATTAAAGAGGATCGAACTCGGTGAATTGAATATTCAGGAAGAAGATAAAGATCCTTACGAAGGAATAAATTTAGAGC ACGGTGTAAATGGAGTTTTTGATATTGAAGATCTTgttgaattattaaagaaagacAATGCTAGGCAGATTTTTGTTGCAACAGTTCCTAAAGAATACAGCTACGTTGATTACATTGTAGTAGCCTCAGGAAAATCTACTAGACACTTGCATGCATTGGCTACGTTTGTacgtaaaatatataaaataaagagGCATAAAAATGATACCATTCCTAAAATAGAAGGAGAAAGTTCTAAAGATTGGATGGCAATGGATCTAG GCAACATTGCGCTTCATCTATTGACTCACGAAGCAAGACTGAAATACGACCTGGAAACTCTTTGGTCAGTCGGTTCCCAATACGATGATATTAGTAACAAAAAAGATCAAGATTTAGATCTCATGGATAAATACAGCGCTTTCTTAAGAAATCTTCAACCAGCTGAATAA
- the LOC100121398 gene encoding proteasome subunit beta type-7 produces the protein MSSVLCPEIPAPGFSFELCQRNALLAKKGYPAPKAQKTGTTIVGIIYKDGVILGADTRATEGSIVADKKSEKIHYLAKNMYCCGAGTAADTEMTTEMISSQLELHRLNTGRIVPVVTASKLLKQLLFRHQGHIGAALIVGGVDNSGPHLYCIYPHGSCDTLQYTTMGSGSLAAMSVFESRWKPGMSEEEGKELVADAIRAGVFNDLGSGNSVDVCVIRKGSTDYIRPYELSCVKGERQGSYRYKRGTTAVLTKNIRPVIVEDEAVRRVEPESMDTSS, from the exons ATGTCATCCGTACTCTGTCCAGAAATCCCAGCTCCTGGGTTTTCTTTTGAGCTTTGTCAAAG AAATGCTTTATTAGCGAAGAAAGGTTATCCAGCACCCAAAGCCCAAAAAACTGGAACAACAATTGTTGGAATTATCTACAAAGATGGTGTCATTCTTGGTGCTGATACAAGAGCCACTGAAGGAAGCATTGTTGCTGacaaaaaaagtgaaaaaatccACTATCTCGCTAAGAACATGTA ttgCTGCGGTGCTGGCACAGCCGCTGACACTGAAATGACAACTGAGATGATCTCCAGTCAGTTGGAGTTACACCGTCTTAACACTGGCAGAATTGTTCCAGTTGTTACTGCCTCCAAGCTGCTGAAACAATTGCTGTTCCGTCATCAAGGACATATTGGTGCTGCTCTGATTGTAGGAGGTGTAGATAACTCAGGACCCCATTTATATTGTATTTACCCCCATGGATCTTGCGATACATTGCAATATACCACGATGGGATCAGGTTCATTGGCAGCAATGTCGGTTTTTGAAAGCAGATGGAAACCTGGAATGAGT GAGGAAGAAGGAAAAGAGTTGGTTGCTGACGCCATCCGTGCTGGTGTATTCAATGATCTCGGCTCTGGAAACAGCGTCGACGTTTGCGTTATTCGCAAAGGATCTACAGACTACATTCGTCCGTACGAACTGTCCTGTGTCAAAGGTGAAAGACAAGGCTCATACCGTTACAAGAGGGGTACCACTGCTGTTCTCACAAAAAATATCAGACCAGTCATTGTTGAAGATGAAGCCGTACGCAGAGTTGAGCCTGAATCTATGGATACTTCTTcgtga
- the LOC100121417 gene encoding cell division control protein 6 homolog: MNLQTTLPFAIRKKSFYGNKGDTPSLDFSNASLGNTPTRRYTPTVKKMVDISSESESDSDAENVVNENNNITKTPLKTPKRRRGKNEAKEENGSTPPKQVKTLSPTTPSTLLGQLSLISPEKQDKLAPKKLFPSSKYSEARKALHSALPENLVGREAELCKLEEYIQFHLDNETSGSLYVSGPPGTGKTASLSKIMLKPKFKKAFQIVYVNCTTMKSASSIYSKIIQELGLKTTKSARGSKTAIEKYLAQSHKMLLLVLDEMDQLETKNQAVLYSIFEWPSIPESKLVLVGLANALNLTDTILPRLQARCELKPTLLHFQSYTKQQIMDIITERLKEANVLDIFTGTAMQLLAGKVAAVSGDIRRALDIGRRVVEIAESQKMMQVLQPTNENDANPDSASTAESANEKPVDFKEVRSVLNKVYGGSENADSEESSFPVQQKILLCSLMLILNKSKNKDVNMGKLHQVYRKVCMKRNLQVLDMSEFVSLCSLIETRGILRLMMKKETRLSKVSLQWDQEVLTAALQDKVLTSEIINDVTCLPN; the protein is encoded by the exons ATGAATTTGCAAACGACGCTCCCATTTGCCATACGTAAGAAGAGTTTTTATGGAAATAAAGGTGATACTCCGAGTTTAGATTTTAGCAATGCATCTCTTGGAAATACTCCGACAAGGAGATACACACCGACAGTTAAGAAGATGGTTGATATAAGCAGCGAGTCTGAATCGGATTCTGACGCGGAGAACGTAgtcaatgaaaataataatattaccAAGACGCCTTTGAAGACGCCAAAACGGCGTCGGGGTAAAAATGAAGCCAAAG AAGAAAATGGCTCCACTCCACCCAAGCAGGTAAAGACTCTTTCTCCAACAACACCAAGCACTTTGTTGGGTCAGCTGAGTCTCATTTCACCGGAAAAACAAGACAAGTTAGCTCCCAAGAAATTATTTCCATCTAGTAAATACAGTGAAGCCCGTAAGGCTTTGCATAGTGCCTTGCCAGAAAATCTTGTTGGTAGAGAGGCTGAATTATGCAAGCTGGAGGAGTATATTCAATTCCATTTGGATAATGAAACTTCAGGTTCTCTGTATGTATCTGGTCCACCTGGTACAGGGAAAACTGCAAGCCTTTCTAAAATTATGTTGAAGCCAAAATTCAAAAAGGCATTTCAAATTGTTTATGTAAACTGTACAACTATGAAATCAGCCAGCTCAATTTATTCGAAGATCATTCAAGAATTGGGACTGAAGACTACTAAATCTGCAAGAGGTAGTAAAACTgccattgaaaaatatttggcTCAGTCGCATAAAATGCTGTTATTGGTGCTTGATGAGATGGATCAACTTGAAACCAAGAATCAGGCTGTACTTTATTCTATATTTGAATGGCCTTCTATACCAGAATCCAAACTAGTACTTGTTGGATTAGCTAATGCTTTAAACTTGACAGACACAATATTGCCAAGATTGCAAGCAAGATGTGAATTAAAACCAACTCTACTACACTTTCAATCGTACACAAAGCAGCAAATTATGGATATTATTACAGAAAGGCTAAAGGAAGCCAATGTATTAGACATATTCACTGGTACTGCTATGCAACTATTAGCAGGAAAAGTAGCAGCCGTTTCTGGAGATATTAGAAGAGCTCTGGACATTGGCAGAAGAGTTGTAGAAATTGCTGAATCACAAAAGATGATGCAAGTCCTTCAACCTACTAATGAAAATG ATGCAAATCCAGACAGTGCCTCAACTGCAGAAagtgcaaatgaaaaaccagtaGATTTTAAAGAAGTCCGTTCTGTTCTTAACAAAGTTTATGGTGGTTCTGAAAATGCAGACTCTGAAGAAAGCAGTTTTCCTGTGCAACAAAAGATTCTTCTTTGTTCATTAATGCTTATTCTCaacaaatctaaaaacaaagatGTAAATATGGGAAAG ctgcatcaagtttatagaaaagtaTGCATGAAGAGAAATTTACAAGTATTAGATATGTCGGAATTCGTTAGTTTATGTAGTTTAATCGAGACGCGAGGAATTTTGAGATTGATGATGAAGAAGGAAACGCGTTTGTCAAAAGTTAGTTTGCAATGGGATCAAGAAGTGTTGACTGCTGCTCTGCAGGACAAAGTCCTTACTTCCGAAATTATAAATGACGTTACTTGTTTACCCAACTGA
- the LOC103316946 gene encoding uncharacterized protein LOC103316946, giving the protein MFSKVISYFFDRSKKSGKSEFFGGHRDNGKNSMEWQGDDDDDRRSVESLSWIGTNELEKSKSDSSITPIGDCNYRARGVQVTLGTCGAQKKLTSALRNLDISNDDDDGGDDRNVSFTPVITKDCPYNQLDSNSFRYGFKTQNLTTKELVSVGPEILNFQGNRHFPEEIAMYWKKDCRMWLWKSFRRRNQSRNTTAEIKQLN; this is encoded by the exons ATGTTTTCAAAGGttataagttatttttttgacAGGTCCAAGAAGAGCGGGAAGTCAGAATTTTTCGGCGGACATAGAGATAATGGTAAAAATTCTATGGAGTGGCAaggagacgacgacgatgatcgCCGGAGCG TCGAAAGCTTGTCCTGGATCGGGACGAACgagcttgaaaaatcaaaaagcgATTCGAGCATAACTCCGATCGGCGACTGCAATTATCGAGCTCGGGGAGTTCAAGTAACTCTGGGAACTTGCGGCGCGCAGAAGAAGCTCACGTCTGCCCTGAGAAATTTAGACATCAGCAACGATGACGACGATGGCGGTGATGACAGAAACGTGAGCTTCACACCTGTCATAACAAAAGATTGTCCTTACAATCAGCTCGATTCTAACTCGTTCCGCTACGGattcaaaactcaaaatctCACGACCAAAGAACTTGTCAGTGTAGGACCAGAAATTTTGAACTTCCAG GGAAATCGACATTTCCCCGAAGAAATTGCAATGTACTGGAAAAAGGATTGCAGAATGTGGCTGTGGAAGTCGTTCAGAAGACGAAATCAGTCGAGAAATACCACTGCTGAAATAAAGCAGCTAAACTAA